The proteins below come from a single Serratia fonticola genomic window:
- a CDS encoding nickel/cobalt transporter, protein MSVNLSQASKPQRHWAFSLWPLLLFFILLAAVAQWVWHYWPQLLMQSVVWQKGLHQEMAALLQQVKADPQQAGVALMLFSLGYGVLHALGPGHGKVVIATYLATHPARLKSSLKLTFAASVVQGLVAIALVTLVLVVLQLSSRQLHQSSFWLEKGSFILVILLGVLLSWRALKRLFMAVKAMRPRPVLRINSLQPLPADHVHSANCGCGHRHLPSDEELQAGNDWRTKTAIVLAMGLRPCSGAILVLLFSKVIGVFTWGVLSALAMALGTSITISGLALLVHYSRKLAIRLSRQRAPAAWSAVAWGTLALAGGLILLFAGVLLYVSAQPEFGGGIRPFSR, encoded by the coding sequence ATGTCAGTAAACCTCAGCCAGGCCAGCAAACCTCAGCGCCATTGGGCCTTCAGCCTGTGGCCGTTGTTGCTGTTCTTCATTTTGCTGGCTGCGGTGGCTCAGTGGGTTTGGCATTACTGGCCGCAGTTGTTGATGCAAAGCGTGGTGTGGCAGAAAGGGCTACATCAGGAAATGGCGGCGTTGCTGCAACAGGTAAAAGCGGATCCCCAGCAAGCGGGAGTGGCGCTGATGTTGTTCAGTCTAGGCTATGGCGTATTGCATGCCCTGGGTCCGGGCCACGGTAAAGTGGTGATCGCCACCTATCTGGCTACCCACCCGGCACGGTTGAAAAGCAGCCTGAAGCTGACGTTTGCCGCCTCCGTGGTGCAGGGATTGGTCGCGATTGCCCTGGTCACGCTAGTGCTGGTGGTGCTGCAGCTCTCTTCCCGCCAGTTGCATCAAAGTAGTTTCTGGCTGGAGAAGGGCAGTTTTATTCTGGTGATCCTGCTCGGCGTCTTGCTCAGTTGGCGGGCATTAAAGCGCTTGTTTATGGCGGTGAAAGCCATGCGGCCTCGGCCTGTGCTGCGCATCAACAGCTTGCAGCCTTTGCCAGCCGATCATGTGCATAGCGCGAATTGTGGTTGCGGCCACCGGCATTTGCCGAGCGATGAGGAACTGCAAGCCGGCAATGATTGGCGTACCAAAACGGCGATTGTGCTGGCAATGGGGCTACGGCCTTGCTCCGGGGCGATCCTGGTATTGCTGTTTTCCAAGGTGATCGGCGTTTTTACCTGGGGCGTGTTGTCGGCACTGGCCATGGCACTGGGGACCTCGATCACAATTTCCGGATTGGCGCTGTTGGTGCATTACAGCCGTAAGTTGGCGATACGCCTCAGCCGTCAGCGCGCACCGGCAGCCTGGAGTGCGGTTGCTTGGGGTACGTTGGCGTTAGCCGGAGGTTTGATTCTGCTGTTTGCCGGTGTGCTGCTGTACGTCAGCGCTCAGCCGGAATTTGGTGGCGGGATACGACCTTT